A window of the Tiliqua scincoides isolate rTilSci1 chromosome 5, rTilSci1.hap2, whole genome shotgun sequence genome harbors these coding sequences:
- the CNP gene encoding 2',3'-cyclic-nucleotide 3'-phosphodiesterase — MNKGFARKSHTFLPKIFRKMSSQPKERPESLQFPFLDDDDTISTIRESKTLFVLRGLPGSGKSTLAQAIQDKYKDACKVISADHYKIPPAIRSAIPEDYSKVDEDLGDYCKRDVSVLVVDDTHHERERLEQLFDIADKFCYKVILLEPKTPWKMDCLQLKDKNQWKLSADELKKLKPSLEKDFLPLYYGWFLSKRSSENLRKTGQAFLDELASIKAFRKESNKHFGPASEDPKMKFDLTGYFVKRPPGVLHCTTKFTDFGKAPGSDDYAQQEAVKSSYGKAFFLTISALFITPRTAGARVELSEQQMLLWPGDVDVIQPGGSLPKGSRAHVTLGCASGIEAVQTGIDLLEFVKLEKAGNKGEEVGEIGGGKLLSYGNGMWMLQLSKKIEVRAIFGGYYGKGKLVPTQGGSKRGSPFNSCIIL; from the exons ATG AACAAAGGCTTCGCCCGAAAGAGCCACACATTCCTGCCCAAGATATTTAGGAAAATGTCTTCTCAGCCCAAAGAGCGTCCTGAGAGCTTGCAGTTTCCCTTCCTCGATGACGATGACACTATCAGCACCATCCGGGAATCAAAAACACTTTTTGTGCTCCGGGGCCTGCCGGGCAGTGGAAAGTCGACCCTGGCACAGGCCATCCAAGACAAATACAAGGATGCTTGCAAAGTAATCTCTGCTGACCACTACAAAATCCCACCTGCCATCAGGAGTGCCATTCCTGAAGACTACAGCAAGGTAGATGAGGATCTAGGTGACTATTGCAAGCGCGACGTGAGTGTGCTGGTGGTAGATGACACGCACCACGAACGGGAGCGGCTAGAGCAGCTCTTTGACATTGCTGATAAGTTCTGCTACAAAGTCATCCTCCTGGAGCCCAAAACACCATGGAAAATGGATTGCTTGCAGCTCAAGGACAAGAATCAGTGGAAACTCTCTGCAGATGAGCTGAAGAAGCTGAAGCCCAGCTTAGAAAAAGACTTCCTTCCCTTGTATTATGGATGGTTTTTGAGCAAAAGGAGCTCTGAGAATTTGCGGAAGACTGGGCAGGCGTTTTTGGATGAGCTTGCCAGTATCAAAGCCTTCAGAAAGGAGTCCAATAAGCACT TTGGGCCAGCCAGCGAAGACCCCAAAATGAAATTTGACCTGACCGGTTACTTTGTGAAAAGGCCACCTGGTGTCTTGCACTGTACAACCAAATTCACTGACTTTGGCAAGGCCCCAGGTTCAGATGATTATGCACAACAAGAG GCTGTAAAGTCATCTTATGGAAAAGCTTTCTTCCTAACCATCTCAGCCCTCTTCATCACACCAAGAACAGCTGGTGCCCGTGTGGAACTGAGCGAGCAGCAGATGCTTCTGTGGCCAGGCGATGTGGATGtgatccagccaggaggcagccttcCAAAAGGCAGCCGGGCTCACGTCACTCTGGGCTGTGCCAGTGGAATAGAAGCTGTCCAGACCGGCATTGACCTCCTTGAATTTgtcaaactggaaaaggcaggGAACAAAGGCGAGGAGGTTGGGGAGATTGGTGGTGGGAAGCTCTTGTCCTATGGGAATGGCATGTGGATGCTGCAGCTTTCTAAAAAGATAGAGGTGAGGGCCATCTTTGGTGGGTACTACGGAAAGGGAAAATTAGTGCCAACTCAAGGTGGCAGCAAACGGGGGTCGCCCTTTAATTCCTGCATCATCCTCTAA